Proteins encoded by one window of Macaca mulatta isolate MMU2019108-1 chromosome 10, T2T-MMU8v2.0, whole genome shotgun sequence:
- the SLC17A9 gene encoding voltage-gated purine nucleotide uniporter SLC17A9 isoform X1, whose translation MQPTPDEARRDRAGDSQWSRPECQAWTGTLLLGTCLLYCARSSMPICTVSMSQDFGWNKKEAGIVLSSFFWGYCLTQVVGGHLGDRIGGEKVILLSASAWGSITAVTPLLAQLSSAHLAFMTFSRILMGLLQGVYFPALTSLLSQKVRDSERAFTYSTVGAGSQFGTLLTGAVGSLLLEWYGWQSVFYFSGGLTLLWVWYVYRYLLSGKDLVLALGVLAQGLPVSRHNRVPWRRLFRKPAVWAAVISQLSAACSFFVLISWLPTFFKETFPDAKGWIFNVVPWLVAIPASLFSGFLSDHLINQGYRAITVRKFMQGMGLGLSSVFALCLGHTSSFCESVVFASASIGLQTFNHSGISVNIQDLAPSCAGFLFGVANTAGALAGVVGVCLGGYLIETTGSWTCLFNLVAIISSLGLCTFLVFGQAQRVDLSSTHEDL comes from the exons ATGCAGCCAACCCCAGATGAGGCCCGGAGGGACAGGGCCGGGGACAGCCAGTGGTCCAG GCCCGAGTGCCAGGCATGGACAGGGACGCTGCTGCTGGGCACGTGCCTGCTCTACTGCGCCCGCTCCAGCATGCCCATCTGCACTGTCTCCATGAGCCAGGACTTCGGCTGGAATAAGAAGGAGGCCGGCATCGTACTCAGCAGCTTCTTCTGGGGCTACTGCCTGACGCAGGTTGTGGGCGGCCACCTCGGGGACCG GATTGGGGGTGAGAAGGTCATCCTGCTGTCAGCCTCTGCCTGGGGCTCCATCACAGCCGTCACCCCGCTGCTCGCTCAGCTGAGCAGTGCCCACCTGGCCTTCATGACCTTCTCACGCATCCTCATGGGCTTGCTCCAAG GGGTTTACTTCCCCGCCCTGACCAGCCTGCTGTCGCAGAAGGTGCGGGACAGTGAGCGAGCCTTCACCTACAGCACCGTGGGCGCCGGCTCCCAGTTTGG GACGCTGCTGACCGGGGCAGTGGGCTCCCTGCTCCTGGAATGGTATGGCTGGCAGAGCGTCTTCTATTTCTCCGGCGGCCTCACCTTGCTTTGGGTGTGGTACGTGTACAGGTACCTGCTGAGTGGAAAAG ATCTCGTCCTGGCCTTGGGAGTCCTGGCCCAAGGCCTGCCGGTGTCCAGGCACAACAGAGTCCCCTGGAGACGGCTCTTCCGGAAGCCTGCTGTCTG GGCAGCCGTCATCTcccagctctctgcagcctgctCCTTCTTCGTCCTCATCTCCTGGCTGCCCACCTTCTTCAAGGAGACCTTCCCCGACGCCAAG GGTTGGATCTTCAACGTGGTGCCTTGGTTGGTGGCGATTCCTGCCAGTCTATTCAGCGGGTTTCTCTCTGATCATCTCATCAATCAGG GTTACAGAGCCATCACAGTGCGGAAGTTCATGCAG GGCATGGGCCTTGGCCTCTCAAGCGTCTTTGCTCTGTGCCTGGGCCACACCTCCAGCTTCTGTGAGTCTGTGGTGTTTGCATCAGCCTCCATCGGCCTCCAGACCTTCAACCACAG TGGCATTTCCGTTAACATCCAGGACTTGGCCCCGTCCTGTGCCGGCTTTCTGTTTG GTGTGGCCAACACAGCTGGGGCCTTGGCAG GTGTTGTGGGTGTGTGTCTGGGCGGCTACTTGATCGAGACCACGGGCTCCTGGACCTGCCTGTTCAACCTTGTGGCCATCATCAGCAGCCTGGGGCTGTGCACCTTCCTGGTATTTGGACAGGCCCAGAGGGTGGACCTGAGCTCCACCCACGAGGACCTCTAG
- the SLC17A9 gene encoding voltage-gated purine nucleotide uniporter SLC17A9 isoform X2 has translation MQPTPDEARRDRAGDSQWSRPECQAWTGTLLLGTCLLYCARSSMPICTVSMSQDFGWNKKEAGIVLSSFFWGYCLTQVVGGHLGDRIGGEKVILLSASAWGSITAVTPLLAQLSSAHLAFMTFSRILMGLLQGVYFPALTSLLSQKVRDSERAFTYSTVGAGSQFGTLLTGAVGSLLLEWYGWQSVFYFSGGLTLLWVWYVYRYLLSGKDLVLALGVLAQGLPVSRHNRVPWRRLFRKPAVWAAVISQLSAACSFFVLISWLPTFFKETFPDAKGWIFNVVPWLVAIPASLFSGFLSDHLINQGYTAVPPLQVTEPSQCGSSCRAWALASQASLLCAWATPPASVSLWCLHQPPSASRPSTTVAFPLTSRTWPRPVPAFCLVWPTQLGPWQVLWVCVWAAT, from the exons ATGCAGCCAACCCCAGATGAGGCCCGGAGGGACAGGGCCGGGGACAGCCAGTGGTCCAG GCCCGAGTGCCAGGCATGGACAGGGACGCTGCTGCTGGGCACGTGCCTGCTCTACTGCGCCCGCTCCAGCATGCCCATCTGCACTGTCTCCATGAGCCAGGACTTCGGCTGGAATAAGAAGGAGGCCGGCATCGTACTCAGCAGCTTCTTCTGGGGCTACTGCCTGACGCAGGTTGTGGGCGGCCACCTCGGGGACCG GATTGGGGGTGAGAAGGTCATCCTGCTGTCAGCCTCTGCCTGGGGCTCCATCACAGCCGTCACCCCGCTGCTCGCTCAGCTGAGCAGTGCCCACCTGGCCTTCATGACCTTCTCACGCATCCTCATGGGCTTGCTCCAAG GGGTTTACTTCCCCGCCCTGACCAGCCTGCTGTCGCAGAAGGTGCGGGACAGTGAGCGAGCCTTCACCTACAGCACCGTGGGCGCCGGCTCCCAGTTTGG GACGCTGCTGACCGGGGCAGTGGGCTCCCTGCTCCTGGAATGGTATGGCTGGCAGAGCGTCTTCTATTTCTCCGGCGGCCTCACCTTGCTTTGGGTGTGGTACGTGTACAGGTACCTGCTGAGTGGAAAAG ATCTCGTCCTGGCCTTGGGAGTCCTGGCCCAAGGCCTGCCGGTGTCCAGGCACAACAGAGTCCCCTGGAGACGGCTCTTCCGGAAGCCTGCTGTCTG GGCAGCCGTCATCTcccagctctctgcagcctgctCCTTCTTCGTCCTCATCTCCTGGCTGCCCACCTTCTTCAAGGAGACCTTCCCCGACGCCAAG GGTTGGATCTTCAACGTGGTGCCTTGGTTGGTGGCGATTCCTGCCAGTCTATTCAGCGGGTTTCTCTCTGATCATCTCATCAATCAGG GTTACACGGCCGTCCCTCCCCTGCAGGTTACAGAGCCATCACAGTGCGGAAGTTCATGCAG GGCATGGGCCTTGGCCTCTCAAGCGTCTTTGCTCTGTGCCTGGGCCACACCTCCAGCTTCTGTGAGTCTGTGGTGTTTGCATCAGCCTCCATCGGCCTCCAGACCTTCAACCACAG TGGCATTTCCGTTAACATCCAGGACTTGGCCCCGTCCTGTGCCGGCTTTCTGTTTG GTGTGGCCAACACAGCTGGGGCCTTGGCAG GTGTTGTGGGTGTGTGTCTGGGCGGCTACTTGA